From Aristaeella lactis, the proteins below share one genomic window:
- a CDS encoding GNAT family N-acetyltransferase, whose amino-acid sequence MKKIFESENISYVEVSAELIPDYLTMVNDIEHVDRFIGGAHELYTEAQEAEWVQEQLREKKPVFSMIEKKSGRFIGNVELMNITGSAGELGIAITAAMQEKGYGTEAVKAITAYGMNTLGLNRVCLRTNLDNYRAIHVYEKCGFREFKRTAEHVCMEIFR is encoded by the coding sequence ATGAAAAAGATTTTTGAATCGGAAAACATCAGCTATGTGGAGGTTTCGGCAGAACTGATTCCGGATTACCTCACCATGGTCAATGATATCGAACACGTGGACCGTTTCATCGGCGGTGCGCACGAGCTTTACACCGAAGCGCAGGAAGCGGAATGGGTTCAGGAACAGCTGCGGGAGAAAAAGCCGGTCTTTTCCATGATCGAAAAGAAGAGCGGCCGGTTTATCGGAAACGTTGAGCTGATGAACATCACCGGTTCCGCCGGGGAGCTTGGCATTGCCATTACCGCGGCCATGCAGGAAAAAGGATATGGCACAGAGGCTGTCAAAGCCATCACAGCATACGGTATGAACACCCTCGGGCTGAACCGGGTCTGTCTCAGGACCAACCTCGATAATTACCGGGCGATCCATGTCTATGAAAAGTGCGGCTTCCGGGAATTCAAACGCACCGCCGAACATGTCTGCATGGAAATATTCAGGTAA
- a CDS encoding GrpB family protein: MHRRHIIVQPYDEMWKQDFISISNEIRDALGELALRIEHVGSTSVPGLSAKPVIDIDVVIRDHSVLDEVISRLAKIGYQHEGNLGIAGREAFGYEGKEHLKEHHLYVCPEDSPELKRHIAFRDYLRSHPDAVQEYSRIKEEAASFYPYDIDQYIGHKSPVIEKIYKEIGL, from the coding sequence ATGCACAGAAGACATATCATCGTTCAGCCTTACGACGAGATGTGGAAACAGGACTTTATCAGTATCAGCAATGAGATCCGGGATGCCCTGGGTGAACTGGCCCTGCGGATTGAGCATGTCGGAAGCACCTCCGTGCCCGGGTTGTCCGCCAAGCCGGTCATCGATATCGATGTGGTCATCCGGGATCATTCCGTGCTGGATGAGGTGATTTCCCGGCTGGCAAAGATCGGTTATCAGCATGAAGGCAACCTGGGCATCGCAGGCCGGGAAGCCTTCGGCTATGAGGGAAAAGAGCACCTGAAAGAACATCACCTGTATGTCTGCCCGGAGGATTCACCGGAGCTGAAAAGGCACATTGCCTTCAGGGATTACCTTCGATCTCATCCCGATGCGGTACAGGAATACAGCCGGATCAAGGAAGAAGCGGCTTCCTTTTACCCGTATGATATTGATCAGTATATAGGGCATAAGTCCCCGGTCATCGAAAAGATCTATAAAGAGATTGGACTATGA
- a CDS encoding HAD family hydrolase, translating to MKKTTILIDMYGVILEESKGFFIPYTFNAFDQSEYDRLTRQFREENLFTKASNGELTSDEFLTRLGFDDPRFHMVNYIDHCLTLDKGFLPFAEKYASLYDFVLLSNDVSEWSAYITEHHGLDRFFSHKIVSGDVKCRKPDRKIYETALSVTGKKPEECFFVDNSVKNLLAAAELDIEPILFNRDHEEYDGTVVTSFPELAALLDQTNKEC from the coding sequence ATGAAAAAGACGACAATCCTGATCGATATGTACGGCGTCATCCTGGAGGAGAGCAAAGGTTTCTTTATCCCCTACACCTTCAATGCTTTCGATCAGTCGGAATATGACAGGCTGACCAGGCAGTTCAGAGAGGAAAACCTGTTTACAAAAGCGTCAAACGGTGAACTGACCTCGGATGAATTCCTGACCCGGCTTGGTTTCGATGATCCCCGCTTCCATATGGTCAACTATATCGATCATTGCCTGACGCTGGATAAAGGGTTTCTGCCCTTTGCCGAAAAATATGCTTCCCTGTACGATTTTGTGCTGCTTTCCAATGACGTTTCGGAGTGGAGCGCATATATCACCGAGCACCACGGACTGGACAGATTCTTCAGTCACAAGATCGTCAGCGGGGATGTGAAATGCCGCAAGCCGGACAGGAAGATCTATGAGACTGCCCTGTCGGTCACCGGGAAGAAGCCTGAGGAATGTTTCTTTGTTGACAACAGTGTCAAAAACCTCCTGGCTGCCGCCGAACTGGACATTGAACCGATCCTGTTCAACAGGGATCACGAGGAATATGACGGAACAGTCGTCACTTCTTTCCCGGAACTGGCGGCACTGCTGGACCAAACGAATAAGGAGTGTTGA
- a CDS encoding class I SAM-dependent methyltransferase codes for MSTREEIISGFYNQVDEDSRLQNNRHGQLEYTVTMHYIHRFAAPGSKVLEVGAGTGRYSIALAKEGMDVTAVELVEKNLDVLKQNSRGVDHISSFQGDATDLGRFEDQAFDITLVLGPLYHLYDAADIHKAIDEAIRVTRKGGVILFAFLSVFGIMYANYLSGDWAEGQEENFTKDYKVKHFKEQLFTGYDIVEFEKLFEDKPVQWITTTGTDGVLEPIEVRPDFEITDEDFPAFVDWYLAFSEKRELLGATNHLLYICRKQ; via the coding sequence ATGAGCACGAGAGAAGAGATCATCAGCGGATTCTATAACCAGGTTGACGAAGACAGCCGGCTTCAGAATAACCGTCACGGACAGCTGGAATATACCGTGACCATGCATTATATCCACCGCTTTGCCGCGCCCGGTTCCAAAGTGCTGGAAGTAGGCGCCGGAACCGGCAGGTACTCCATTGCCCTGGCAAAGGAAGGCATGGACGTGACAGCTGTGGAGCTGGTGGAGAAAAACCTCGATGTTCTGAAGCAGAACAGCCGGGGTGTGGACCATATCAGTTCCTTCCAGGGAGACGCGACAGACCTGGGCCGGTTTGAGGATCAGGCCTTTGACATCACGCTTGTTCTGGGACCGCTCTATCACCTGTATGACGCGGCGGATATCCATAAAGCCATTGACGAAGCCATCCGTGTCACCAGGAAGGGCGGCGTCATCCTCTTCGCGTTCCTCTCCGTCTTCGGTATCATGTATGCCAATTACCTCAGCGGCGACTGGGCGGAAGGCCAGGAGGAAAACTTTACAAAGGATTACAAAGTTAAGCACTTTAAGGAACAGCTGTTCACCGGATACGATATTGTTGAATTTGAAAAACTGTTTGAGGACAAACCGGTTCAGTGGATCACCACCACCGGTACAGACGGCGTGCTGGAGCCCATTGAAGTGCGTCCGGATTTTGAGATCACGGACGAGGACTTTCCGGCTTTTGTGGACTGGTACCTGGCCTTTTCAGAAAAGCGGGAACTGTTAGGCGCGACCAATCATCTTTTATACATCTGCCGGAAGCAGTGA
- a CDS encoding 2'-5' RNA ligase family protein, with the protein MAGKALYVLAGYDDRTEKTLAGMQEKLYKLGFSGVQTKNIPMHFTLGSYHTDQEEALKERLRRIADTQRAFDVSFNHVGLFRLPENDVLFIKPEAGREMLDLKDSFNDSLDTFSWSAHTTLLIDRPDVIREALSPVLGGFSPFEGKVSVLHLYEFWPARHILSVQLKTLEDDKL; encoded by the coding sequence ATGGCAGGCAAAGCATTATACGTCCTCGCCGGATATGACGACCGGACGGAAAAGACGTTGGCCGGGATGCAGGAGAAGCTGTATAAACTGGGATTCTCCGGTGTCCAGACAAAGAACATTCCCATGCATTTCACCCTGGGCTCATATCATACCGATCAGGAAGAAGCCCTGAAGGAACGCCTTCGGAGGATCGCGGATACACAGCGGGCTTTCGATGTTTCTTTTAACCATGTCGGGCTTTTCCGGCTGCCGGAGAATGACGTGCTGTTCATTAAACCGGAGGCCGGCCGGGAAATGCTGGACCTGAAGGACAGCTTCAATGACAGCCTGGACACCTTCAGCTGGTCAGCCCATACCACACTGCTGATCGACAGGCCGGATGTGATCCGGGAGGCCCTCTCCCCTGTGCTCGGCGGTTTCTCTCCCTTTGAAGGGAAAGTATCCGTCCTGCATCTGTATGAATTCTGGCCCGCGCGGCATATTCTTTCAGTACAGCTGAAAACTTTGGAGGATGATAAACTATGA
- a CDS encoding AAA family ATPase, whose product MANLIVICGPQAVGKMTVAESLRDKLRYNMMMNHDSIEVSDRIFGFATPAQKEFNAFFREKAFELAVKHNVDLIFTYVCAFDIPEEREYLSKLKDLFEQGGGRFYFVELSADLETRLARNETPHRMERKASKRDVTWSRDNLLKDARRHKLNSDENEVWFENHLKIDNTDLTPDRAADRVIEVFGLVPNDKSEKEYRFGV is encoded by the coding sequence ATGGCAAATCTGATCGTAATCTGCGGGCCCCAGGCAGTCGGCAAAATGACCGTCGCGGAAAGCCTGCGGGACAAGCTCCGCTATAACATGATGATGAATCATGACAGCATTGAGGTGTCAGACCGGATCTTCGGGTTTGCCACCCCTGCCCAGAAGGAATTCAACGCCTTTTTCAGGGAAAAGGCCTTTGAGCTGGCCGTAAAGCACAATGTGGACCTGATCTTCACCTATGTCTGCGCTTTTGATATTCCGGAAGAGCGGGAGTACCTGTCAAAGCTGAAGGATCTTTTTGAGCAGGGCGGCGGCCGTTTCTATTTTGTTGAATTAAGCGCGGACCTTGAAACCAGGCTGGCGAGGAACGAAACCCCGCACCGCATGGAGCGGAAAGCCTCCAAGCGGGATGTAACCTGGAGCAGGGATAACCTGCTGAAGGATGCCCGAAGACACAAGTTGAATTCGGATGAAAACGAGGTTTGGTTTGAAAACCATCTGAAGATCGACAATACGGATCTGACTCCCGACCGGGCCGCGGACCGGGTGATTGAAGTCTTCGGCCTGGTGCCCAATGATAAAAGCGAAAAAGAATACCGTTTCGGTGTGTAA